From one Sylvia atricapilla isolate bSylAtr1 chromosome 21, bSylAtr1.pri, whole genome shotgun sequence genomic stretch:
- the LOC136370556 gene encoding disks large homolog 1-like, which produces MIRREDTERAVEILTRYQSTLRSPEEQELKASIGKVSHIFQSELFQALLDIHEFYDFTLRSAPVQSPSLDAHHGTARHSQSSSTATLREPQNLPEDSSWDHEQRLTTAAGDSAPGTSPRLVRVTARRTEAPASVCTLVLSSHSTLPQDFM; this is translated from the exons ACACTGAACGGGCAGTGGAAATTCTGACCAGATACCAAAGCACCCTGCGGTCCCCGGAGGAGCAGGAGTTAAAAGCTTCTATTGGAAAAGTCTCGCACATCTTCCAAAGTGAACTcttccaggctctgctgg ATATCCATGAATTCTATGATTTCACACTGCGCTCTGCACCCGTGCAGTCTCCAAGCCTGGATGCACAtcatggcacagccaggcacagccagtCCAGCTCCACAGCCACACTCAGAGAGCCCCAAAACCTGCCTGAG gaCTCCTCCTGGGACCACGAGCAGAGGCTCACCACGGCAGCTGGGGACAGCGCTCCGGGGACATCGCCACGGCTGGTGAGGGTGACAGCACGGCGGACAGAGGCACCAGCCAGTGTCTGCACCCTGGTGCTCAGCTCTCACAGCACCCTGCCCCAG